CACGCCAGAGGAAGGCGCCGACAGGCTAGGGGAAGCTCGCGTCTACTTTGCTACGTAGGGCGCTTCCCATGTCCACCCTGACCACCAGCGCAAACGGCATGGCGCTGATCAAGAAATTCGAGGGGTGTCGCCTGACCGCGTACCGTTGCCCCGTTGGCATCTGGACCGTTGGCTATGGCCATACCGGCCCAGACGTGCACGAAGGCACGGTGATCACGCAGGCGGATGCGGATCGGTTGCTGAGCGAGCGGCTTCGCAAAGAATTCGAGCCGGGCGTTTCGGCGGCCGTTACGGTACCGCTGGAGCCAGACCAGTTCGATGCATTGGTAAGTCTGGCTTACAACATCGGGCTGGGAAATCTGCGCAGCTCCACGCTGCTGCGCAAGCTCAATGCTGGCGACTATGCCGGCGCCGCCGCGCAGTTCGATGTATGGAACAAGGCCGGTGGCAGCGTGCTGCCCGGGCTGGTGAACCGTCGCAGTGTCGAGCGTCAATTGTTCGAGTTGTCGCTGTGAATCGCGCGGAAGACTGGCTCGACGCGATCGGCCTGCTGGTGATCGGCGCCTTCGTCACGCTGGGCAAAGAACTTTCCGCCGCGGAGAAACCCTCGCTGCGCGTGTGCATTGGCCGCGTGATTATCGGATCGTCCACCTCGCTGGTCGCGGGGCTTGTGCTGATGCAGTTCCCGAACCTCAATTTTCTGGCGGTGCTGGGACTGGGGTCGGCATTCGGCATTGCCGGTTCGCAGGTGATCGAAATGGCGGTGCGCGGTGTGACCAAGCGTGCGGCCGGATCGTCGGGAGAATCGACATGAAGTCGGCACTGCTGGGTTTGGTGAGCGGTGCGGTCGCCGCTGGCTTCATCCTGATGTACCGGTTTGGTGTGAGCACGCAGAGCGATCGCGATGCGGTGGTGATCCATCGCTTGACCATCGAGCGCGACACCGCTTGGACCACCCTTCAAACGTTACAGGAGGCCGCCGAACGTGACGCGGAGGAAGCGACGCAACGGCAAGCCAACGCCGACTGGCTGGTGGCAAACCTGGCCCAAGAGCGCCAGAAAGCCCAAGAGCAGGCGGTCGAATGGGGTCGCCGTTTCGAGCAAGCCGCCAAGCGCCCCGATTGTGCGGCCGTGTTGGAGCAGACGATATGTCCCGCCGTCTTCAAGGATTGATCGCCTTCGTGTTGCTCGCCACCGGTTGCACGCGCAACGTGCAGCTGCCGACGCCGGCCGTGGTGCCGAAGGTGGTCACGCGCAACGTCACGCAATTCGTGCCGGTACCGGCCGCGCTCACGGCGCCTTGCCATAAAACCCCGCGCCGCAGTAACAGCGTGCTGGATGTGGTGGACGCTTACAACGCGCGCGGGGATGACATCGACGAGTGCAATGCGCGCATGCAAGCCATCCGCGACCTGGGCGCCTTGCCGTAAGCGATGGCCAAGCGCGCCGGCAAGCAGGTCAACCGCAGCGAATTGGCCGACACCTTCGGTGTGTCGCTGCCCACGATTGATGACTGGGTACGCAATGGCTGTCCGTGGGTGCAGCGTGGCGGCCGTGGTGTGGAGTGGGTGTTCGACACGGCCGCGGTGGCGCGCTGGTTGCGCGACAAGGCAGCCGAGGCAGCCGTGGGCGATATCTCCGGCGATGCCGAGGAATGGAAGCGGCGCAAGATCGCGGCCGAGGCGCAACGCGAGGAATTGAAGCTGGCCGCCGATCGCAAGCTGGTGGCGCCGGTGGAGCAGATGGAACGGCAACTGGCGCGCGTGTTCGCGGAGATCCGGGCGAAGCTGCGCAACATCCCCGGCCGCACCGTCACCACGTTGATCGGCATGACGGACGAACGCAAGTTCAAGCAGATTTTGCTGGCGGAAATCGATGACACGCTGACCAGCCTGGCCGAGCTGGATTTGTCTGCCGGCGAAGACAGTGACGACGATGAGCCTGACGCCGACGAGTGACGCGGAGCGGTTCCGCAATACGGCCGGCGTTCGCTACGCGTTGCACAGCGCCTTGCAGCAGTTGCGGCCACCGCCGAAGTTCGCGCCATCGGAGTGGGCCGAGAAACACGTCTACGTGCCGGAAGGCAACAAGATTCCCGGCTTGCTGCGCCTGGATAACGCGCCGTACCAGCGCGAACCGATGGACATGCTGGTGAATCCGGATTGCTACCGCGTCACCCTGGAATGGGGAGCGCAGGTGGGCAAGACCATGCTGGCGCTGTGCGTGCAGGGCTATTGCATCGACGTGATGCCGCGCTCGCAAATGATGATGCAGCCCTCGCAGGGTGATCTGCAGATGTGGCTGGAAACCAAGTTCACGCCACTGGTGGAAGCGAACGACCGCTTGCAGCGCTTGATTGCCAAGCCGCGCGGGCGCGAGGGCGTGAACAATCAAAAAATGAAGTCGTACCCCGGCGGCTTCATCATGTTTTCGTGGGCGGGCAGCCCACGCACGATGCGCGGGCGCAGCGCGCCGGTGATCGTATGCGATGAAGTGGACGGCTACGAGCGCACCAGCGAAGGCGGCCCGGTCAGCCTGCTATGGCAGCGCGCCGCTACCTTCGACGACGACCGCTTTTTGCTGGAAATCAGTACGCCCACCATCGAGGGGCAGAGCTACATCGACAAGAGCTTTCAGGCCGGCGATCAGCGCCGGTTCCATGTGCCTTGTCATGCCTGCGGTACCGAACAGGTATTGCGCTGGGAAAACGTGTCATGGGTGGGCCGCGGCGAGACGCATGAAGACACGCTGATGGCGATCGATGACCAGCAGCCGGAAACAGCGCTGTACGTGTGCGAGTGCTGCGGCGTGACGTGGAACGATGGCCAGCGCATTGCCGCCATTCGTGCCGGTCGCTGGATGGCAACCAAACCGTTCCGTGGGCATGCGTCGTATCACTTGAGCGAGTTCTATTCGACCTTCCGCCGTTTGAGCAGCATCGTGCTCGATTACCTGGACCGCCTGAAGAACGACGACCTGCAAACGTTCGTCAACGTGACGCAGGCCGAGGTGTGGACCGAAAGCGGCGAGCAGGTCGATGCCAACGCGATCGAGCAGCGGGCAGAAACCTATGCGGCAGAAGTGCCGGCCGGCGGCGTGTACCTGACCCTTGGCGGAGATATGCAGATCGACCGCCTGGAAGCTGAGGTGGTGGCACATGGACCGGGGGAGGAATCGTGGTCCATCGGTTATTACGTGCTGTGGGGTGATCCCCTACAAAGGGAGGTGTGGGACGAACTGGACGATTTGCTGGCCACCACCTTCACCCACGAGAGCGGCGCCACGCTGCGCATCGAATCGGCTTGCATCGACACCGGCGGCACCAAGGGCTATACGCAGGCCGCCTACGACTACCTGCGCGGGAAGACCGGCCGCCGGCTGTTCGGTGTGAAAGGCGTGGGCGGGTGGAATCGGCCGATCGTGGAGAAATCCGAGCGCAAGCAAAGCGGCAAGAACGCGCGCAAGGTGGATCTGTTCCGCGTGGGTGTGGACGAAGCGAAGAAGATCATCATGCGCCGCCTGACCATCGACGCGCCGGGCCCGGGTTACATGCATACCCCCGTCGGGCGCTCGCGTGATTGGTACGACCAGCTCACCGCCGAAAAGCTGGTGACGCGCTATGTCAAAGGTCAGCCCGTGCGCGAATGGCGCAAGTCGGACAAGGCGCGCAATGAAGCTCTGGACTGTCGCGTTTACGCGTATGCGGCATTGAAGATCGCCCAGCCGAATCTGGCCAAGCGCGCCGAGCGCCTGGCCATGCTGACGCCAGGCACGCCGCCACCACGCCAACGTGCTGCACCTCAGCCGGAAATCCCGCCAGAGGCTGCGCAAGACACCGCCCAGAACAATGCGGGCAAAACTCGGCCAGCACGCACCCGCAGTGCAAAACGAAGAGCGGGGACGTGGGCCACGAACTGGTGAATCATGGCTTGCTGTTCCGGGTCGAACTCTTTTCCTGCAGTCATCGTCAGCGGTATGCCGCTGGCGCTTACCCTGATGCTCGATGCGTACGCGGCGCCCGATTGGTTGGCGCAGTGGGTGTTGCGCGGACCGCAAGCGATCGATATCGATGCGGCGCCTGACGGTCGCGCACATGTGTTCCGCGCGTCGGCGGATGAAACGGCCCCCTGGAGATCCGGGCGCTACTGGTACCGTTTGCGTATGCGCCGTGGCGAGGAACTGCGCGAGGTCGAGCGCGGCGACATCGATATCGAACCGGATTTCGCACAGTTGCCGGAAGGCTACGATGGCCGCTCGCCGTTCGAGCTGGCGCTGGCGGCAATCGATGCCGTGCTGGCCAAGCGCGCCACGCAGGATCAGCTGCGTTATCGCATCAACAATCGCGAACTGTGGCGCACACCGATCCCGGACCTGATTGCACTGCGTACGTACTACGCCGCGCGCGTGCGGCATGAATGCGCCAAGCGCAAGGGTCAGAGCCGTTTCGGGCGCAACATCGTCGTGAGGTTTTCGTCGTGAGGGTGTGGGGGCGGTCATCGGCCGCGGCCACCACCTTGGCAACATCGCAGCTAGGCGTGGCGGTGGAGCGTGCCATGCAAGCCGCGGTCGCACCGGCACCATCGCCGCCGCGCCGGATGGCGCGCAACGTCGGCCGTGTGCCAGGTGCCGCGGGCGGCATGTTCAAAGGCAGCCAGGTTGACCCGAACGACCGTTGGGCCAGCATCGCCGTATCGCCCGATCAGTGGCTGACGTGGCGCCAGCCGGTGCTGGTGGCGCGCATGCGCGAGCAGTGGTCGAACAACGACCACGTGAAGCGCTATGTGGACATGTGCCGACAGAACATCGTCGGGCCACTGGGTATCCTGCTGCAGGCCAAAGCGAAGAAGCGGGGCGGGCAGTTGGACACGGAGTCCAACGACGCGATCGAGGCGTGGTGGGCACAGTGGGGGCGTACCGGGCATTGCGATGTCACCGGCACCTATTCCTGGCGCGAGATCCAAGACGTATGCGTGGCCACCTGCGTGCGCGATGGTGAATTTCTCGCGCGCAAGATTTACGGCAAGCACGCTGGGCCAATGGGTTTTTCCTTGCAACTGATCGACCCAGCGCGCTTGCCGATTCGGTATGAGGCGTTGAAGTGGGGCGACGAGGGCGGTTTTGTTCGCCAGGGCATTGAGTTCAACCGCTACGGGCGACCGGTGGCCTATCACTTTTCCTCGCTGGATGAGCGCGACGCGTACTACTACACCCTCAACGGCAAGGGTTATGTGCGCGTGCCGGCCGAAGAGGTGATTCACGTTTTCAAAAAGGAAATGGTGGGGCAGCGCCGCGGGTTGCCGTGGGCGGCGACATCGCTGTTTGGTCTGCACCACCTGCAGGGTTTTCAGGATGCCGCCGTGCAGAACGCACGCGCGTCCGCCGCCAAGATGGGCTTTTTCGAGTGGGACGCCGGCATGGGGCCGGATTGCGACGGTGACGACGAAGGCGAAATCTACGTCGATGCCGAACCGCTGTCGTTCCACGAACTGCCACCCGGTGCGCGGTTGAAGGATTGGAACCCGACGTATCCGTCCGGCGAATACGCCGTGTTCGCCAAGCAGGTGCTGCGCAGCATCGCCGCCGGCATGAATGTGTCGTATCACTCGCTGACGGGTGATCTGGAAAAGGTGAATTTCAGCAGCATTCGCAGCGGCACGCTGGAAGAGCGCGAGCGCTGGAAGCAAGACCAGCAGTTTGTGATCGAGCAATTGTGCACGCCGGTGTTCGAGGAAGCGCTGAAGCTGGCGCTGCTCGCTGGCCGCATCACCGTGCGCGGGCGTCCTTTATCGGCGGAGAAATACGCCGAATACCGCAAGGTGAGCTGGCAGGGCCGGCGCTGGGCGTGGGTTGACCCGCGCGCGGATGTGGAAAGCGCGCTGTCGTCGATTCGTGGCGGGCTGACGTCGGTCAGCCAGGTGATCCGCGAACAAGGCCGCGACCCGCAGGAGGTGTTCCGCGAGTTGGCGGAGGATCTGGTGGCGATGCGCGAGGCGGGATTGCCCGAAGCGTTCATTACGCAGGTGTTGATCGGCAAGGTGACGGGCGGCAACGCGCCACCGGCCAATGATGAAAACGATGAGGACAACGACCATGCCGATGCTGCGTGACAAGATCGCCACCCGCCTGCAGGAAATCCAACAAAAGGGCGGCTTGTGGCGCGAGGCGGAGGTGCTGGGCGTCGATGTGGAAGCCCGCACGGTTGAGCTGTCGTTTTCCAGTGAAGTAGAGGTGGAGCGCTGGTTCGGCATCGAGGTTCTGGGCCACGACCGGGGCGAATATGACTTTGCCCGCTTGAACGACAGCGCACCGATTCTGTGGAACCACGATTTGGACGACATGCGCGGGGTGGTGGAGCCGGGCAGCGCACGGGTGGACGTGGACCGCAAGGGCCGCCTGCTGGCGCGCTATGCCAAGGATGAAGCGGGCGAGCAGATGCTGCAGCGGATCAACGACCGCATCGTGACCAAGGTCAGTGTGGGTTATCGCGTGAAGGGCATGAAGCTGGTGGAGGAACGCAACGATGTGGATGTGTATCGCATCAATGCCTGGGAACCGTTCGAGGTGTCGATGGTGAGCGTGCCGGCGGATATCACGGTAGGCGTGGGGCGGTCGCTGGTGGCACGCGGGGAGGGGCCATGGACGGACCCGGGTTTGAGGAGCGAGGAAATGCCGCCAGAGGATGCTGCTCCGTCGAGCGGGAACACTGCGCCCGTTGCAGCCGATACCGGTACACGGGCGAGAAACATCATGATTGAGAAAGTGACGCGGGATGCAAAGGGCAACCTGGTGCGTGCGCACGTTGACGAAAATGGCGCGATTGTGGAAGTGCTCGAAGTGATCGAGCCGGCCACGGATGAGGTACGCCAAGGTCAGCAGCGAGGGCAAGAGGCCGAGCGCACGCGCATGCGCTCGATTACTGAACTCGGGCGCCAGTACGGCCAGACCGAGCTGGCGCTGCAGGCCATTGCCGACGGCAACACGGCCGAAGAATTCCAGCGCATGCTGCTGCAGAAAGTGACCGAACGGTCCGGTCAGCCGCTGGGCGAGCAGATGCGCGATGCCGAGATCGGTTTGTCCAACCAGGAGGTTCGACAGTTCAGCTTTATCCGTGCGATTCGCGCGCTACTGCCGAACGCGACGGCGGACGACCGGAAAGCGGCTGCGTTTGAGTTGGAGTGTTCGCGCGCTGCCGAACAGAAATACACCAAGCGCGCCAAGGGCATTCTGGTGCCCGCTGACGTGCTCAACCGTGCGTTCTCGACCACCAACCCGGACGCCGGCCCGGGCTCCAACATTGTGGCGCAGCAATTGCTGGCCAGCAGCTTTATCGAGCTGTTGCGTAACCGTGCGTGGGTGATGCGTCGTGCCACCACACTGGGCGGCCTGGTCGGCAATATCGACATCCCGCGACAGAAGGGCGCCGCGCAAGCGTATTGGGTCGGCGAGGGTGGTGCACCCAACTCGTCTGAGCCGGCACTCGATCAGGTGTCCTTCACCCCCAAGTCGCTGGCCGCCTTCACCGACATTACCCGCCGCCTGATGCTGCAATCGACACCGGATGCGGAGTTGATTGTGCGCGCCGATTTGCTACAGGTGATGGCGCTGCAAATCGACCGCGCTGCGATCTACGGCAACGGCAGCACCAACCAGCCAAAGGGTGTGACGCTGCAAACCGGCATCAATGCGGTGCCCTTTGCCGCTGCCGGCAAGCCCACGTTCGAAGAGCTGGTGGAGATGGAAACCAAGATTGCCTTGGGGAATGCCGACGTGGAATCGATGGCGTATGCCTTCAACGCGGGTATTCGTGGTTACGCCAAGACCGCGCTTAAATTTCCGGGCACGGCGGCCAGTGGCACGATCTGGGAGCAGGGCAACACGGTCAATGGCTACGCCACCAGCGTGTCCAACCAGATTGAGCCGGGCGATGTGCTGTTTGGTAACTGGGCGGACCTGATCATTGCGATGTGGGGCGGCCTGGATCTGACCGTGGACCCGTACAGCCTGAGCACCAGCGGCGGTACGCGCATCGTGGTGTTCCAAGATGTGGACTTCAACATCCGCCACCCCGAAAGCTTCTGCTACGGCACGGCTGCGGCGGCGCACTGAGATATCGATATGACGCAGACCACGAAGGAAACCGTACGTATCACCAGCGCCATCATGCTGCTTGGCAAGCTGTGCGATGCTGGCGCTGTGATGGACTTGCCTGCGCGCGATGCGCAGGAGTTGTATCGCTGTCGCGTGGCGGAGCCGTTCAAGGTGTCACAGGCGCCCAACGATCTGCCGCCGGCCGCCGAGGTCGATGCTCAGACGGGCGAGCCTAACGCCGAGCCGACCGACACCGCGCAGACGGTGGCTAAACGCCCGCGCAAATGACCCACCCCGCCTGGGACAATCTCGACGAGTTCCTGGACCCGGACGATTTCGCCATCATGGTGACGTTCGTGTCCACGCCGGACGGCAGCGCGACCGGCGTGCAGCGCAAGCTGCCGGTGATCTTCGATGACCCCCATTACGATCAGGATCTGGGCGAGTATCTGATGAATGCCAGCGAGCCGCGTTGCACCTGCAAGGCGGTGGATGTGATCGGCTTCAAGAAGCGCGACCGGGCGATGATCGACGGCCGTGCGTATCTGCTTGAACACGACCCGCAACCCGATGGTGTGGGCATGGCCGTGGTCACGTTTGCGCCGGACCTGGACGACGTGCCGTGATTGATGTCGATATCCGTGCCGAGGGC
The sequence above is a segment of the Dyella sp. M7H15-1 genome. Coding sequences within it:
- a CDS encoding phage terminase large subunit family protein, whose amino-acid sequence is MSLTPTSDAERFRNTAGVRYALHSALQQLRPPPKFAPSEWAEKHVYVPEGNKIPGLLRLDNAPYQREPMDMLVNPDCYRVTLEWGAQVGKTMLALCVQGYCIDVMPRSQMMMQPSQGDLQMWLETKFTPLVEANDRLQRLIAKPRGREGVNNQKMKSYPGGFIMFSWAGSPRTMRGRSAPVIVCDEVDGYERTSEGGPVSLLWQRAATFDDDRFLLEISTPTIEGQSYIDKSFQAGDQRRFHVPCHACGTEQVLRWENVSWVGRGETHEDTLMAIDDQQPETALYVCECCGVTWNDGQRIAAIRAGRWMATKPFRGHASYHLSEFYSTFRRLSSIVLDYLDRLKNDDLQTFVNVTQAEVWTESGEQVDANAIEQRAETYAAEVPAGGVYLTLGGDMQIDRLEAEVVAHGPGEESWSIGYYVLWGDPLQREVWDELDDLLATTFTHESGATLRIESACIDTGGTKGYTQAAYDYLRGKTGRRLFGVKGVGGWNRPIVEKSERKQSGKNARKVDLFRVGVDEAKKIIMRRLTIDAPGPGYMHTPVGRSRDWYDQLTAEKLVTRYVKGQPVREWRKSDKARNEALDCRVYAYAALKIAQPNLAKRAERLAMLTPGTPPPRQRAAPQPEIPPEAAQDTAQNNAGKTRPARTRSAKRRAGTWATNW
- a CDS encoding terminase small subunit, whose protein sequence is MAKRAGKQVNRSELADTFGVSLPTIDDWVRNGCPWVQRGGRGVEWVFDTAAVARWLRDKAAEAAVGDISGDAEEWKRRKIAAEAQREELKLAADRKLVAPVEQMERQLARVFAEIRAKLRNIPGRTVTTLIGMTDERKFKQILLAEIDDTLTSLAELDLSAGEDSDDDEPDADE
- a CDS encoding phage major capsid protein, giving the protein MPMLRDKIATRLQEIQQKGGLWREAEVLGVDVEARTVELSFSSEVEVERWFGIEVLGHDRGEYDFARLNDSAPILWNHDLDDMRGVVEPGSARVDVDRKGRLLARYAKDEAGEQMLQRINDRIVTKVSVGYRVKGMKLVEERNDVDVYRINAWEPFEVSMVSVPADITVGVGRSLVARGEGPWTDPGLRSEEMPPEDAAPSSGNTAPVAADTGTRARNIMIEKVTRDAKGNLVRAHVDENGAIVEVLEVIEPATDEVRQGQQRGQEAERTRMRSITELGRQYGQTELALQAIADGNTAEEFQRMLLQKVTERSGQPLGEQMRDAEIGLSNQEVRQFSFIRAIRALLPNATADDRKAAAFELECSRAAEQKYTKRAKGILVPADVLNRAFSTTNPDAGPGSNIVAQQLLASSFIELLRNRAWVMRRATTLGGLVGNIDIPRQKGAAQAYWVGEGGAPNSSEPALDQVSFTPKSLAAFTDITRRLMLQSTPDAELIVRADLLQVMALQIDRAAIYGNGSTNQPKGVTLQTGINAVPFAAAGKPTFEELVEMETKIALGNADVESMAYAFNAGIRGYAKTALKFPGTAASGTIWEQGNTVNGYATSVSNQIEPGDVLFGNWADLIIAMWGGLDLTVDPYSLSTSGGTRIVVFQDVDFNIRHPESFCYGTAAAAH
- a CDS encoding phage portal protein, translated to MRVWGRSSAAATTLATSQLGVAVERAMQAAVAPAPSPPRRMARNVGRVPGAAGGMFKGSQVDPNDRWASIAVSPDQWLTWRQPVLVARMREQWSNNDHVKRYVDMCRQNIVGPLGILLQAKAKKRGGQLDTESNDAIEAWWAQWGRTGHCDVTGTYSWREIQDVCVATCVRDGEFLARKIYGKHAGPMGFSLQLIDPARLPIRYEALKWGDEGGFVRQGIEFNRYGRPVAYHFSSLDERDAYYYTLNGKGYVRVPAEEVIHVFKKEMVGQRRGLPWAATSLFGLHHLQGFQDAAVQNARASAAKMGFFEWDAGMGPDCDGDDEGEIYVDAEPLSFHELPPGARLKDWNPTYPSGEYAVFAKQVLRSIAAGMNVSYHSLTGDLEKVNFSSIRSGTLEERERWKQDQQFVIEQLCTPVFEEALKLALLAGRITVRGRPLSAEKYAEYRKVSWQGRRWAWVDPRADVESALSSIRGGLTSVSQVIREQGRDPQEVFRELAEDLVAMREAGLPEAFITQVLIGKVTGGNAPPANDENDEDNDHADAA
- a CDS encoding lysozyme codes for the protein MSTLTTSANGMALIKKFEGCRLTAYRCPVGIWTVGYGHTGPDVHEGTVITQADADRLLSERLRKEFEPGVSAAVTVPLEPDQFDALVSLAYNIGLGNLRSSTLLRKLNAGDYAGAAAQFDVWNKAGGSVLPGLVNRRSVERQLFELSL
- a CDS encoding holin yields the protein MNRAEDWLDAIGLLVIGAFVTLGKELSAAEKPSLRVCIGRVIIGSSTSLVAGLVLMQFPNLNFLAVLGLGSAFGIAGSQVIEMAVRGVTKRAAGSSGEST